From Streptomyces qinzhouensis, one genomic window encodes:
- a CDS encoding DNA-directed RNA polymerase subunit beta', whose amino-acid sequence MLDVNFFDELRIGLATADDIRQWSHGEVKKPETINYRTLKPEKDGLFCEKIFGPTRDWECYCGKYKRVRFKGIICERCGVEVTRAKVRRERMGHIELAAPVTHIWYFKGVPSRLGYLLDLAPKDLEKVIYFAAYMITFVDDERRTRDLPSLEAHVSVERQQIENRRDADLEARAKKLETDLGELEAEGAKADVRRKVREGAEREMKQLRDRAQREIDRLDEVWSRFKNLKVQDLEGDELLYRELRDRFGTYFDGSMGAAALQKRLESFDLDEEAERLREIIRTGKGQKKTRALKRLKVVSAFLQTSNSPKGMVLDCVPVIPPDLRPMVQLDGGRFATSDLNDLYRRVINRNNRLKRLLDLGAPEIIVNNEKRMLQEAVDALFDNGRRGRPVTGPGNRPLKSLSDMLKGKQGRFRQNLLGKRVDYSARSVIVVGPQLKLHQCGLPKAMALELFKPFVMKRLVDLNHAQNIKSAKRMVERGRTVVYDVLEEVIAEHPVLLNRAPTLHRLGIQAFEPQLVEGKAIQIHPLVCTAFNADFDGDQMAVHLPLSAEAQAEARILMLSSNNILKPADGRPVTMPTQDMVLGLFFLTTDEEEREVRGEGRSFGSTAEAIMAFDARELSLQAKVDIRFPVGTIPPRGWTPPADEDHEGYGTSWQQGDSFRLKTTLGRALFNELLPEDYPFVDYSVGKKQLSEIVNDLAERYPKVIVAATLDNLKAAGFYWATRSGVTVAVSDIVVPEAKKEIVASYEAKDERIQKQYERGLITKQERTNELIDNWTRATNEVADAMNANFPKTNPIFMMVDSGARGNMMQMRQIAGMRGLVSNAKNETIPRPIKASFREGLSVLEYFISTHGARKGLADTALRTADSGYLTRRLVDVSQDVIIREEDCGTERGLKLRIADRGADGVLRKTDNVETSVYARMLAEDVVIDGRVIAPANVDLGDVLIDALVGAGVEEVKTRSVLTCESAVGTCAFCYGRSLATGKLVDIGEAVGIIAAQSIGEPGTQLTMRTFHTGGVAGDDITQGLPRVVELFEARTPKGVAPISEAAGRVRIEETEKTKKLVVTPDDGSDETAFPISKRAKVLVHEGDHVEVGQPLTFGATNPHDVLRILGQRAVQVHLVGEVQKVYNSQGVSIHDKHIEIIIRQMLRRVTIIESGDAELLPGELVERSKFETENRRVVTEGGHPASGRPQLMGITKASLATESWLSAASFQETTRVLTDAAINAKSDSLIGLKENVIIGKLIPAGTGLARYRNIRVEPTEEAKAAMYSAVGYDDIDYSPFGSGSGQAVPLEDYDYGPYNQ is encoded by the coding sequence GTGCTCGACGTCAACTTCTTCGACGAGCTTCGGATCGGCCTGGCCACCGCTGACGACATCCGCCAGTGGTCGCACGGCGAGGTGAAGAAGCCCGAGACGATCAACTACCGCACGCTCAAGCCCGAAAAGGACGGACTCTTCTGCGAGAAGATCTTCGGTCCTACCCGGGACTGGGAGTGCTACTGCGGCAAGTACAAGCGTGTCCGCTTCAAGGGCATCATCTGTGAGCGCTGTGGCGTCGAGGTCACCCGCGCCAAGGTGCGCCGTGAGCGGATGGGCCACATCGAGCTGGCCGCCCCGGTCACCCACATCTGGTACTTCAAGGGCGTTCCTTCGCGCCTCGGATACCTGCTGGACCTCGCGCCGAAGGACCTCGAGAAGGTCATCTACTTCGCCGCGTACATGATCACGTTCGTGGACGACGAGCGCCGCACCCGCGATCTGCCCTCGCTGGAGGCCCATGTCTCCGTCGAGCGCCAGCAGATCGAGAACCGCCGCGACGCCGACCTCGAGGCCCGCGCCAAGAAGCTCGAGACCGACCTGGGCGAGCTCGAGGCCGAGGGCGCCAAGGCCGATGTGCGCCGCAAGGTGCGCGAGGGCGCCGAGCGCGAGATGAAGCAGCTGCGCGACCGTGCGCAGCGCGAGATCGACCGTCTCGACGAGGTGTGGAGCCGCTTCAAGAACCTCAAGGTCCAGGACCTCGAGGGCGACGAGCTGCTCTACCGCGAGCTGCGCGACCGCTTCGGCACCTACTTCGACGGTTCGATGGGCGCCGCCGCGCTCCAGAAGCGTCTGGAGTCCTTCGATCTGGACGAGGAGGCCGAGCGCCTCCGCGAGATCATCCGGACCGGCAAGGGCCAGAAGAAGACCCGGGCGCTCAAGCGCCTCAAGGTCGTCTCCGCCTTCCTCCAGACCAGCAACAGCCCCAAGGGCATGGTGCTGGACTGCGTTCCGGTCATCCCGCCGGACCTGCGTCCGATGGTGCAGCTCGACGGTGGCCGCTTCGCGACCTCCGACCTCAACGACCTGTACCGCCGCGTCATCAACCGCAACAACCGCCTCAAGCGTCTCCTTGACCTCGGTGCCCCCGAGATCATCGTGAACAACGAGAAGCGGATGCTGCAGGAGGCCGTCGACGCGCTGTTCGACAACGGCCGCCGCGGCCGTCCGGTCACGGGCCCCGGCAACCGCCCGCTGAAGTCCCTCAGCGACATGCTGAAGGGCAAGCAGGGTCGTTTCCGGCAGAACCTGCTCGGTAAGCGTGTGGACTACTCCGCGCGTTCCGTGATCGTCGTCGGTCCTCAGCTCAAGCTGCACCAGTGCGGTCTGCCGAAGGCCATGGCGCTGGAGCTCTTCAAGCCGTTCGTGATGAAGCGCCTGGTCGACCTGAACCACGCGCAGAACATCAAGTCGGCCAAGCGCATGGTCGAGCGCGGCCGTACCGTCGTGTACGACGTCCTCGAAGAGGTCATCGCCGAGCACCCGGTGCTGCTGAACCGTGCGCCCACGCTGCACCGCCTCGGCATCCAGGCCTTCGAGCCGCAGCTGGTCGAGGGCAAGGCCATCCAGATCCACCCGCTCGTCTGCACCGCGTTCAACGCGGACTTCGACGGTGACCAGATGGCCGTCCACCTGCCGCTCTCCGCGGAGGCGCAGGCCGAGGCCCGCATCCTGATGCTGTCCTCGAACAACATCCTGAAGCCGGCCGACGGCCGTCCCGTCACCATGCCCACCCAGGACATGGTGCTCGGCCTCTTCTTCCTCACCACGGACGAAGAGGAGCGGGAGGTCCGCGGCGAGGGCCGTTCCTTCGGCTCCACGGCCGAGGCGATCATGGCGTTCGACGCCCGTGAGCTGTCCCTCCAGGCCAAGGTCGACATCCGCTTCCCGGTGGGCACCATCCCGCCGCGCGGCTGGACGCCGCCGGCCGACGAGGACCACGAGGGCTACGGCACCTCGTGGCAGCAGGGCGACAGCTTCCGGCTGAAGACCACGCTGGGCCGTGCGCTCTTCAACGAGCTGCTGCCCGAGGACTACCCCTTCGTCGACTACTCCGTCGGCAAGAAGCAGCTCTCCGAGATCGTCAACGACCTCGCCGAGCGCTACCCCAAGGTCATCGTGGCGGCGACGCTCGACAACCTGAAGGCGGCCGGCTTCTACTGGGCCACCCGTTCCGGCGTCACCGTCGCCGTTTCGGACATCGTGGTCCCGGAGGCGAAGAAGGAGATCGTCGCCTCCTACGAGGCCAAGGACGAGCGGATCCAGAAGCAGTACGAGCGCGGCCTGATCACCAAGCAGGAGCGCACGAACGAGCTGATCGACAACTGGACCCGCGCGACCAACGAGGTCGCCGACGCGATGAACGCGAACTTCCCGAAGACCAACCCCATCTTCATGATGGTGGACTCGGGTGCTCGTGGAAACATGATGCAGATGCGTCAGATCGCCGGTATGCGTGGTCTGGTGTCCAACGCCAAGAACGAGACGATTCCGCGTCCCATCAAGGCGTCGTTCCGCGAGGGTCTGTCCGTGCTGGAGTACTTCATCTCCACGCACGGTGCCCGTAAGGGTCTCGCCGACACCGCCCTGCGTACCGCCGACTCGGGTTACCTGACCCGTCGTCTGGTGGACGTCTCGCAGGACGTGATCATCCGCGAGGAGGACTGTGGCACCGAGCGCGGTCTGAAGCTGCGGATCGCCGATCGCGGTGCCGACGGTGTGCTGCGCAAGACCGACAACGTCGAGACGTCGGTCTACGCCCGGATGCTCGCCGAGGACGTCGTCATCGACGGCCGGGTCATCGCGCCCGCCAATGTCGACCTGGGCGATGTGCTCATCGACGCGCTGGTCGGCGCGGGCGTGGAGGAGGTCAAGACCCGCTCGGTCCTGACCTGTGAGTCCGCGGTCGGTACCTGTGCCTTCTGCTACGGCCGTTCGCTGGCCACCGGCAAGCTGGTCGACATCGGTGAGGCGGTCGGCATCATCGCCGCCCAGTCCATCGGTGAGCCCGGTACCCAGCTCACGATGCGTACCTTCCACACCGGTGGTGTGGCCGGTGACGACATCACCCAGGGTCTGCCGCGTGTCGTCGAGCTCTTCGAGGCCCGTACGCCCAAGGGTGTCGCCCCGATCTCGGAGGCGGCCGGCCGCGTCCGGATCGAGGAGACCGAGAAGACCAAGAAGCTCGTCGTCACCCCGGACGACGGCAGCGACGAGACGGCCTTCCCGATCTCGAAGCGTGCCAAGGTCCTGGTGCACGAGGGCGACCACGTGGAGGTCGGGCAGCCGCTGACCTTCGGTGCGACCAACCCGCACGACGTGCTGCGGATCCTCGGCCAGCGCGCCGTCCAGGTCCACCTGGTCGGCGAGGTCCAGAAGGTCTACAACTCGCAGGGTGTGTCGATCCACGACAAGCACATCGAGATCATCATCCGGCAGATGCTGCGCCGGGTGACGATCATCGAGTCCGGCGACGCGGAGCTGCTGCCGGGCGAGCTGGTGGAGCGGTCGAAGTTCGAGACCGAGAACCGTCGTGTGGTCACCGAGGGCGGTCACCCCGCCTCCGGCCGTCCGCAGCTGATGGGTATCACCAAGGCCTCGCTGGCCACCGAGTCGTGGCTGTCGGCGGCGTCCTTCCAGGAGACGACCCGGGTGCTCACCGACGCGGCGATCAACGCCAAGTCGGACTCCCTGATCGGCCTCAAGGAGAACGTCATCATCGGTAAGCTCATCCCGGCCGGTACGGGCCTCGCCCGCTACCGCAACATCCGGGTCGAGCCGACCGAGGAGGCCAAGGCCGCGATGTACTCGGCCGTCGGCTACGACGACATCGACTACTCGCCGTTCGGCTCCGGCTCCGGCCAGGCCGTTCCGCTGGAGGACTACGACTACGGTCCGTACAACCAGTGA
- a CDS encoding peptidoglycan-binding protein — MATPLTADRLVAALRAEGLDVVERPGWRGNHRDHAGAFGPVHGVMVHHTVSTGTEASVDLCFRGHATLPGPLCHAVIAKDGSVHLVGNGRANHAGGGDPDVLRAVANEKYGTRPPPPDEHQGSPGAVDGNIHFYGFECVNLGDGKDPWPAAQLDAIERASAALCRAHGWTAKSVIGHLEWTNRKIDPRGFTMPGLRARVARRLGSKPTGPAEPARPGGPRHHPFPGTAFFKAAPSSPVITAMGRRLVAEGCGEYTVGPGPRWSEADRRSYARWQRKLGFRGADADGWPGPSSWNALKVPRTR; from the coding sequence ATGGCCACCCCGCTGACCGCGGACCGCCTGGTCGCCGCGCTGCGCGCCGAGGGCCTTGACGTCGTCGAACGCCCCGGCTGGCGCGGCAACCACCGCGACCACGCCGGCGCCTTCGGCCCGGTGCACGGAGTGATGGTGCACCACACCGTCTCCACCGGCACCGAAGCCTCGGTCGACCTCTGCTTCCGGGGCCACGCCACACTGCCCGGCCCTCTCTGCCATGCCGTGATCGCCAAGGACGGCAGCGTCCATCTGGTCGGCAACGGGCGCGCCAACCACGCCGGCGGCGGCGACCCCGACGTCCTTCGGGCCGTCGCGAACGAGAAGTACGGCACCCGCCCCCCGCCCCCGGACGAACACCAGGGCAGCCCGGGCGCCGTGGACGGCAACATCCATTTCTACGGCTTCGAGTGCGTCAACCTCGGCGACGGCAAGGACCCCTGGCCGGCCGCCCAGCTCGACGCGATCGAACGGGCCTCGGCCGCGCTCTGCCGGGCCCACGGCTGGACGGCGAAGAGCGTGATCGGGCATCTGGAGTGGACCAACCGGAAGATCGACCCCCGCGGCTTCACCATGCCCGGCCTGCGGGCTCGGGTGGCCCGCCGCCTCGGGTCGAAACCCACCGGCCCGGCCGAGCCCGCACGGCCCGGCGGCCCCCGCCACCACCCCTTCCCCGGTACGGCCTTCTTCAAGGCCGCACCGAGCTCCCCCGTGATCACGGCGATGGGGCGGCGGCTGGTGGCCGAGGGCTGCGGGGAGTACACGGTCGGGCCCGGCCCCCGCTGGAGCGAGGCGGACCGCCGGTCGTACGCCCGCTGGCAACGGAAGCTCGGATTCCGGGGTGCCGACGCCGACGGCTGGCCCGGCCCCTCCTCGTGGAATGCCCTGAAGGTCCCCCGCACCCGGTAG